The Haloplanus sp. CK5-1 genome contains a region encoding:
- a CDS encoding diphthine--ammonia ligase, translating into MTDTDGAWASLFSGGKDSSWALYRALEDGLDVTRLVTVHPEGDSYMYHVPATELAALAAESIGIDLLEVDPGDLGAAAATDASAQGDAELEPLEAAIADLAAETDLVGVTAGAVESEFQTSRIEAMCDRLGIDLFAPLWQRDPEALAAEMLDAGFEIRIVQVAAAGLDESWLGRRLDANALDDLLTLREEYGVHPLGEGGEFETLVTDAPHMTRPLELEWEPVWEGPRGHCRITDARLG; encoded by the coding sequence ATGACCGACACCGACGGGGCGTGGGCGAGTCTCTTTTCGGGCGGCAAGGACTCCTCGTGGGCGCTGTACCGCGCCCTCGAGGACGGGTTGGACGTGACGCGGTTGGTGACTGTCCACCCCGAGGGCGACTCCTACATGTACCACGTGCCGGCGACCGAGTTGGCGGCGCTGGCCGCCGAGAGCATCGGGATCGACCTTCTGGAGGTCGACCCCGGGGACTTGGGCGCGGCGGCCGCGACCGATGCGAGCGCACAGGGCGACGCCGAACTCGAACCGCTGGAGGCCGCCATCGCCGACCTCGCTGCGGAGACGGACCTCGTGGGCGTCACCGCCGGGGCCGTCGAGAGCGAGTTCCAGACGAGTCGCATCGAGGCGATGTGTGATCGGTTGGGGATCGACCTGTTCGCGCCGCTGTGGCAGCGCGATCCGGAAGCACTCGCGGCGGAGATGCTCGACGCGGGCTTCGAGATTCGGATCGTCCAAGTCGCCGCCGCCGGCCTCGACGAGTCGTGGCTCGGTCGCCGCCTCGACGCCAACGCCCTCGACGATCTGCTGACGTTACGGGAGGAGTACGGCGTCCACCCGCTCGGCGAGGGCGGCGAGTTCGAGACGCTCGTCACCGACGCGCCCCACATGACCCGACCGCTGGAACTGGAGTGGGAGCCTGTGTGGGAGGGGCCCCGTGGCCACTGTCGGATCACGGACGCCCGGCTGGGGTGA
- the purE gene encoding 5-(carboxyamino)imidazole ribonucleotide mutase: MTDVTDIIDDLHAQADDDRDPETTPEVGIIMGSDSDLDTMAGAYDALRELEFAEQTDYDDPPEARFSFESYVVSAHRTPDLMYAYGETAADRGLDVIIAGAGGKSADLPNMTASIAYPLPVIGVPVQEKSVDSVIGMPTGAPIVAVDAGKSYNAALSAVQILAREHGELVDRLRAEHDDLRTGVADVSRTLHDLGIEGFRDR, from the coding sequence ATGACCGACGTGACCGACATCATCGACGACCTGCACGCACAGGCCGACGACGACCGCGACCCCGAGACGACCCCCGAGGTGGGGATCATCATGGGATCGGACTCCGACCTCGACACCATGGCGGGCGCGTACGACGCGCTCCGGGAACTCGAGTTCGCCGAGCAGACCGACTACGACGACCCGCCCGAGGCCCGGTTCAGCTTCGAGAGCTACGTCGTCTCCGCCCACCGCACGCCGGATCTGATGTACGCGTACGGCGAGACGGCCGCGGATCGCGGATTGGACGTGATAATCGCGGGCGCGGGCGGGAAGTCCGCGGACCTGCCCAACATGACCGCTTCCATCGCCTACCCGCTCCCGGTGATCGGCGTCCCGGTTCAGGAGAAGTCGGTCGACTCGGTGATCGGGATGCCGACCGGTGCACCCATCGTCGCCGTCGACGCCGGCAAGTCGTACAACGCCGCGCTGTCCGCGGTGCAGATCCTCGCGCGCGAGCACGGGGAATTGGTGGATCGGCTCCGGGCGGAACACGACGACCTGCGAACTGGCGTCGCCGACGTCTCGCGGACCCTCCACGATCTGGGGATCGAGGGCTTCCGCGATCGGTAA
- a CDS encoding DUF5786 family protein: MGFGSYDESEQQNQDVNADEDDSEGVSVHENDHEGEVSFETDASTDDLIDQLGEMKDDEE; encoded by the coding sequence ATGGGATTTGGGAGCTACGATGAATCCGAACAGCAGAACCAGGACGTAAACGCCGACGAGGACGACAGCGAAGGGGTTAGCGTCCACGAGAACGACCACGAGGGCGAAGTCTCCTTCGAGACGGACGCTTCGACCGACGACCTCATCGACCAACTCGGCGAGATGAAAGACGACGAGGAGTAG
- the purB gene encoding adenylosuccinate lyase, which produces MTDLPRSDPLAAVSPLDGRYAGYTEPLVPYASESALMRARVRVEVEYLLALADLDATPVAVDDPAPLRDCYESFDADDARLIKRLETEGAAGYDATNHDVKAVEYFLRTRTAESLHPWIHFGLTSEDVNNLAHRLLIRGAVEEVLLPALTDVRDELTALAREGRDTPMLARTHGQPATPTTFGKEMAVYAARLGRAMGRVRGASADLSGKLAGASGTYAAHVAAYPEVDWPAFAREFVADLGLEHTSLATQVNPCDDLAALFDACRGVNDILLDLDRDMWLYVSDRYLGQEAVAGETGSSTMPHKVNPIDFENGEGNLSKANSDLTFLADYVTTSRLQRDLSDSTVKRNVGAALAHCLLAYRKTENGLGKVVPNETVMAEELAATPEVIGEAVQTILRREGDTEAYERVKELTRGHRVTIEDFRGLFDELDVDESVRDELRALTPAGYTGVAADLADSTADTEGD; this is translated from the coding sequence ATGACGGATCTGCCACGGAGCGACCCGCTCGCGGCCGTCTCGCCGCTCGACGGTCGGTACGCGGGCTACACGGAGCCGCTGGTCCCCTACGCCAGCGAATCGGCACTCATGCGGGCACGCGTCCGCGTCGAAGTCGAGTACCTGCTCGCGCTCGCGGACCTCGACGCGACGCCCGTCGCCGTCGACGACCCCGCGCCGCTCCGGGACTGCTACGAGTCGTTCGACGCCGACGACGCCCGCCTGATCAAGCGGTTGGAAACCGAGGGGGCGGCGGGGTACGACGCCACCAACCACGACGTGAAGGCTGTGGAGTACTTCCTCCGGACGAGAACGGCCGAGTCCCTCCACCCGTGGATCCACTTCGGCCTGACGAGCGAGGACGTGAACAACCTCGCTCACCGCCTGCTGATCCGGGGGGCCGTCGAGGAGGTGCTCCTCCCGGCACTCACGGACGTACGCGACGAACTGACGGCGCTCGCCCGCGAGGGTCGCGACACGCCGATGCTCGCACGCACCCACGGCCAACCGGCGACGCCCACCACCTTCGGCAAGGAGATGGCCGTCTACGCCGCGCGCCTCGGCCGCGCGATGGGGCGCGTCCGCGGGGCGTCGGCCGACCTGTCGGGCAAACTCGCCGGCGCGTCGGGGACGTACGCGGCCCACGTCGCCGCCTACCCCGAGGTGGACTGGCCGGCCTTCGCCCGCGAATTCGTCGCCGACCTCGGCCTCGAACACACGTCGCTCGCGACGCAGGTGAACCCCTGTGACGACCTCGCCGCCCTGTTCGACGCGTGCAGGGGCGTCAACGACATCCTCCTCGATCTGGATCGGGACATGTGGCTCTACGTCTCCGACCGATATCTGGGACAGGAGGCCGTCGCGGGCGAAACGGGGTCGTCGACGATGCCCCACAAGGTCAACCCCATCGACTTCGAGAACGGGGAGGGGAACCTCTCGAAGGCGAACAGCGATCTGACGTTCCTCGCGGACTACGTCACCACCTCCCGCCTCCAGCGAGACCTCTCGGACTCGACGGTCAAGCGCAACGTGGGCGCGGCGCTCGCACACTGCCTGCTCGCCTACCGCAAGACCGAGAACGGACTCGGGAAGGTCGTCCCCAACGAGACGGTGATGGCCGAAGAACTGGCGGCCACACCGGAAGTGATCGGCGAGGCCGTCCAGACCATCCTCCGGCGCGAGGGCGACACCGAGGCCTACGAGCGCGTGAAGGAACTCACGCGAGGCCACCGGGTGACCATCGAGGACTTCCGTGGGTTGTTCGACGAGTTAGACGTCGACGAGTCGGTCCGGGACGAACTCCGGGCGCTGACGCCGGCGGGCTACACGGGCGTCGCGGCCGACCTCGCCGACTCGACCGCCGACACCGAGGGCGACTGA
- a CDS encoding DUF7110 family protein, with protein sequence MSGRVYRLHSTLELPLEDVQDYFDGDPDLPPEVADVTLTRRNNTLILKAVAEDQDLSKYTPTAQLKASVTETRVYEEEPPQPGGPWQEEEEEIPSELVEFACFKGDRETVLQNTALQYPMFLVLRDIARMAEKGTLTAIVEEDDELVATRIVEGEDRPASVEVVENPSQSQAEKNGVNWRDNQFISD encoded by the coding sequence ATGTCAGGCCGCGTATATCGACTCCACTCGACACTCGAACTGCCACTCGAAGACGTACAGGACTACTTCGATGGGGACCCCGATCTCCCACCGGAGGTTGCCGACGTCACCCTCACTCGACGCAACAACACGCTCATCCTGAAGGCCGTCGCCGAGGACCAGGATCTGAGCAAGTACACGCCGACGGCCCAGTTGAAAGCCAGCGTCACCGAGACGCGGGTGTACGAGGAGGAACCGCCCCAACCCGGCGGCCCGTGGCAGGAGGAGGAGGAAGAGATCCCGTCGGAACTCGTCGAGTTCGCCTGCTTCAAGGGCGACCGCGAGACCGTCCTCCAGAACACCGCGCTCCAGTACCCGATGTTCCTCGTCCTCCGGGATATCGCACGGATGGCCGAGAAGGGGACACTGACCGCCATCGTCGAGGAGGACGACGAACTCGTCGCCACCCGCATCGTCGAGGGCGAGGACCGCCCCGCCTCGGTCGAAGTCGTCGAGAATCCCAGCCAGTCTCAGGCGGAAAAGAACGGCGTCAACTGGCGGGACAACCAGTTCATCTCGGACTGA
- a CDS encoding bile acid:sodium symporter family protein encodes MSSGGRISRTARIATTYFVVWVLLAAGLALLYPSTFVPILDYVTPLLGLIMLGMGLTLQPEDFRRLVDRPVDVGIGAVTQWLAMPLAAYALYLSFDLPDAIGVGLILVGAAPGGTASNVMTYLGRGDVALSVAITTVTTLAAPVVMPAWTLFILGEGIDVTFAEMFTSIVQIVIIPVVAGFTLRYLLDRYAPRAAEVGLDVFPVVSVAAIVAIVAGVVGANVENILTAGAFVLAAVVLHNALGLGIGYGVGSATGMTEDRRRTNAFEVGLQNSGLAVALATSLFEPAAALVPALFSVWHNVTGPALASYFTWSDSKATAEGTPVAGGD; translated from the coding sequence ATGAGTAGTGGAGGTCGCATCTCACGGACCGCACGGATCGCGACGACGTACTTCGTCGTCTGGGTACTGCTCGCGGCGGGACTCGCGCTCCTCTACCCGTCGACGTTCGTCCCGATACTCGACTACGTCACCCCGCTTCTGGGACTCATCATGCTCGGGATGGGGCTGACCCTCCAGCCCGAGGACTTCCGGCGACTCGTCGACCGACCGGTCGACGTCGGCATCGGCGCGGTGACCCAGTGGCTCGCGATGCCGCTGGCCGCGTACGCGCTGTATCTCTCCTTCGACCTCCCCGACGCTATCGGCGTGGGCCTCATCCTCGTCGGTGCGGCACCCGGTGGGACCGCGTCGAACGTGATGACCTACCTCGGTCGGGGCGACGTCGCGCTCTCGGTCGCCATCACGACGGTGACGACGCTCGCCGCACCCGTCGTGATGCCGGCGTGGACGCTGTTCATCCTCGGCGAGGGGATCGACGTGACGTTCGCCGAGATGTTCACCAGCATCGTCCAGATCGTTATCATTCCAGTGGTGGCCGGGTTCACGCTCCGATACCTTCTCGATCGGTACGCGCCGCGTGCGGCCGAGGTCGGTCTCGACGTGTTCCCGGTCGTGAGCGTCGCCGCCATCGTCGCCATCGTCGCCGGCGTCGTCGGCGCCAACGTCGAGAACATTCTCACTGCGGGTGCGTTCGTGCTGGCGGCGGTCGTCCTGCACAACGCCCTCGGGCTGGGCATCGGCTACGGCGTCGGATCGGCGACCGGGATGACCGAGGACCGCAGGCGGACGAACGCCTTCGAGGTCGGCCTCCAGAACAGCGGCTTGGCCGTCGCCCTCGCCACGTCGCTGTTCGAACCCGCGGCCGCACTCGTCCCCGCCCTGTTCAGCGTCTGGCACAACGTCACCGGCCCGGCGCTGGCGAGTTACTTCACGTGGAGCGACTCGAAGGCGACGGCCGAGGGGACACCCGTCGCGGGCGGTGACTAG
- the purN gene encoding phosphoribosylglycinamide formyltransferase, with protein sequence MVRIAGLAGNRGRNLIHLADAEPGGAEVTVVCTDDSTAPVLSSAADRGIPTEVVERGDDSKADHEGRLLDRLADYEVDLVCMDGYMRVLSGELLDALPTTLNVHPSLLPAFRGENAHEQALAAGVRTTGCTVHVATEELDAGPIVTQEAVPVYEDDDADALKRRVLYEAEFKAYPRAVRWFAEDRVTVTEDGVTVEGDESGAFPVRRTDSEDRRRTLRYGENPHQDAALYADDAFDGASVVHADQLNEGAKALSYNNYNDADAALDLIREFDDPAAAVIKHTNPAGCATADTLAAAYDDALATDAMSAFGGIVALNRTCDAATAESIVESFKEVVVAPGYTDGALDALAQKDDLRVLDVGALDARRDASTEKPLVGGRLVQERDDWAPAREDLEVVTDRAPTDDEVETMLFAWRTLKHVKSNGILLASGTETVGIGMGQVSRVDAVRLAAMKADEHAEGKSAEGTVMASDAFFPFPDGVERAAEAGVEAVIQPGGSVNDEDVVAAADEHDMAMAFTGRRCFRHD encoded by the coding sequence ATGGTACGAATCGCGGGTCTCGCCGGCAATCGCGGACGGAACCTGATACACCTCGCGGACGCCGAACCCGGCGGTGCCGAGGTGACGGTCGTCTGCACGGACGACTCGACGGCTCCAGTGCTGTCCTCGGCCGCCGACCGCGGCATCCCGACTGAGGTCGTCGAACGCGGTGACGACTCGAAGGCCGACCACGAGGGCCGCCTGCTCGACCGGCTCGCGGACTACGAGGTGGATCTGGTCTGCATGGACGGCTACATGCGCGTCCTCTCGGGGGAGCTGCTCGACGCCCTCCCGACGACGCTCAACGTCCATCCCTCCCTGCTCCCGGCCTTTCGGGGGGAGAACGCTCACGAACAGGCGCTCGCCGCGGGCGTCCGCACCACGGGCTGTACCGTCCACGTCGCCACCGAGGAACTCGACGCCGGCCCCATCGTCACTCAGGAGGCGGTGCCCGTCTACGAGGACGACGACGCCGACGCCCTGAAGCGACGCGTCCTCTACGAGGCGGAGTTCAAGGCCTACCCCCGGGCAGTGCGGTGGTTCGCCGAGGACCGCGTGACCGTTACCGAGGACGGCGTCACCGTCGAGGGCGACGAGTCGGGGGCGTTCCCCGTCCGCCGAACCGACTCCGAGGACCGCCGCCGGACGCTCCGGTACGGCGAGAATCCCCACCAGGACGCCGCGCTGTACGCGGACGACGCCTTCGACGGCGCGAGTGTGGTCCACGCCGACCAGTTGAACGAGGGGGCGAAGGCGCTGTCGTACAACAACTACAACGACGCCGACGCCGCCCTCGACCTGATCCGGGAGTTCGACGACCCCGCGGCGGCGGTGATCAAACACACCAACCCGGCGGGGTGTGCGACCGCCGACACCCTCGCCGCGGCCTACGACGACGCCCTCGCCACGGACGCGATGAGCGCGTTCGGGGGCATCGTCGCACTCAACCGCACCTGCGACGCGGCGACGGCCGAGTCCATCGTCGAGTCGTTCAAGGAAGTCGTCGTCGCGCCGGGATACACCGACGGGGCGCTCGACGCGCTCGCCCAGAAGGACGACCTCCGGGTGCTCGACGTGGGGGCGCTCGACGCCCGCCGCGACGCATCGACCGAAAAACCCCTCGTGGGCGGCCGACTGGTCCAGGAGCGCGACGACTGGGCACCGGCCCGCGAGGATCTGGAGGTCGTCACCGACCGCGCTCCGACCGACGACGAAGTCGAGACGATGCTGTTCGCGTGGCGGACCCTCAAACACGTCAAGTCGAACGGGATCCTACTCGCGTCGGGCACCGAAACCGTCGGCATCGGGATGGGACAGGTCAGTCGTGTCGACGCCGTCCGCCTCGCAGCGATGAAGGCCGACGAACACGCGGAGGGCAAGTCCGCCGAGGGGACGGTCATGGCCTCCGACGCCTTCTTCCCGTTCCCCGACGGCGTCGAGCGGGCGGCCGAGGCGGGCGTCGAAGCCGTGATCCAGCCCGGCGGCTCCGTCAACGACGAGGACGTCGTTGCCGCCGCCGACGAGCACGACATGGCGATGGCGTTCACCGGACGCAGGTGCTTCCGGCACGACTGA
- a CDS encoding 5-(carboxyamino)imidazole ribonucleotide synthase: MTITVPGPTLGVVGGGQLGRMLAEAAAPLGVETVVLDPTPDCPAAPVARDQIIGDFDDPEAIGRLAERTDALTYEIELADPDHLAAASDDAGVPVHPTPETLRTIQDKYAEKEMLSEAGVPVPDYHRVDSAADLRAAVEEFGAVMLKARMGGYDGRGNVPVRSPDDAEAALAEIGMADDPAALAETFVDFERELSVMGVQGDGEVCTFPVGENVHEAEILRETVVPARTDDAVAERAQTVARDVLDTLSGRGVFGIELFETPEGEILVNEIAPRPHNSGHWSIEGAVASQFEQHARAVLGWPLGSTRLRAPTVSANVLGTVDEQRPAELAGVEAVLEREAAHLHWYGKDDVRPLRKMGHVTATAEEGDDTTALLESTRDLRDGLTFR; encoded by the coding sequence ATGACGATAACCGTTCCCGGGCCGACGCTCGGCGTCGTCGGTGGCGGTCAACTCGGCCGGATGCTCGCCGAGGCGGCCGCGCCGCTGGGCGTCGAAACGGTCGTCCTCGACCCGACGCCGGACTGTCCGGCCGCGCCGGTCGCTCGCGATCAGATCATCGGCGACTTCGACGACCCCGAGGCGATCGGTCGCCTCGCCGAGCGCACCGACGCGCTGACCTACGAGATAGAACTCGCCGACCCCGACCACCTCGCCGCCGCGAGCGACGACGCCGGCGTGCCAGTCCACCCCACCCCGGAGACGCTCCGGACGATCCAAGACAAGTACGCCGAAAAGGAGATGCTCTCCGAGGCGGGCGTCCCCGTCCCCGACTACCACCGGGTCGACTCGGCCGCCGACCTCCGTGCGGCAGTCGAGGAGTTCGGTGCGGTCATGCTGAAAGCCCGGATGGGGGGGTACGACGGCCGGGGCAACGTCCCCGTGCGCTCGCCCGACGACGCCGAGGCGGCGCTCGCCGAAATCGGGATGGCCGACGACCCCGCGGCGCTCGCGGAGACGTTCGTCGACTTCGAGCGCGAACTCTCGGTGATGGGCGTTCAGGGCGACGGCGAGGTGTGCACCTTCCCCGTCGGAGAGAACGTCCACGAGGCGGAGATCCTCCGCGAGACGGTCGTGCCCGCGCGGACGGACGACGCGGTGGCGGAACGTGCCCAGACCGTCGCCCGCGACGTCCTCGACACGCTCTCGGGGCGTGGCGTCTTCGGCATCGAACTGTTCGAGACGCCAGAGGGCGAGATTCTGGTCAACGAAATCGCCCCGCGCCCCCACAACTCCGGGCACTGGAGCATCGAGGGCGCGGTCGCCTCACAGTTCGAACAGCACGCCCGCGCGGTGCTGGGGTGGCCCCTGGGGTCGACCCGCCTGCGCGCCCCGACGGTGAGCGCCAACGTCCTGGGGACCGTCGACGAACAGCGTCCGGCCGAACTCGCCGGCGTCGAGGCCGTCCTCGAACGAGAGGCAGCACACCTCCACTGGTACGGCAAGGACGACGTGCGCCCACTCCGCAAGATGGGCCACGTCACGGCAACGGCCGAAGAGGGCGACGACACGACCGCCCTCCTCGAATCGACCCGCGACCTCCGCGACGGACTCACCTTCCGATGA
- a CDS encoding glutaredoxin family protein — protein MTFQPGSDLDAEDVKSRVDAAIEENDVVLFMKGNRLMPQCGYSKRALELIDQYVDDFETVDVLPALPEFREALEAHSGWETTPQAYVEGEFVGGSDVLAELDERGELEATLSGE, from the coding sequence ATGACGTTCCAACCCGGGAGCGACCTCGACGCCGAAGACGTGAAGTCGCGTGTCGACGCCGCCATCGAGGAGAACGACGTCGTGCTGTTCATGAAGGGAAACCGGCTGATGCCCCAGTGTGGCTACTCCAAACGGGCGCTCGAACTCATCGACCAGTACGTCGACGACTTCGAGACGGTCGACGTGTTGCCGGCGCTGCCGGAGTTCCGGGAGGCACTCGAAGCCCACAGTGGGTGGGAGACGACGCCGCAGGCGTACGTCGAAGGGGAGTTCGTCGGCGGGAGCGACGTGCTCGCGGAACTCGACGAACGGGGCGAACTCGAGGCGACGCTTTCCGGCGAGTGA
- a CDS encoding phosphoadenosine phosphosulfate reductase family protein: protein MSEFPDYLDVDYTDGEGQTPDDYPTLEDKIEKAIDVTRQGLEQYRNPAVMWTGGKDSTLTLYFIKEVAEKYGYDTPTAVFIDHYQHFDAIHDFVDHWADEWDLDVVYARNEDVGAYVEEHGLEPGDDIPVAELSEHNQHHVREILEYEEDTFPFLLDTYVGNHLLKTVALNDALESRDIDGVISGVRWDEQEARADETFFSPRHEPDIYPPHDRIQPILQFAERDVWDVFWNYVVPDTVEGFPEDGYVPQSADDLPNGLTQDDIPVSPKYFAGFRSLGSEVSTEKSDEKPAWLQDVENTTERAGRAQDKEDLMERLRDLGYM from the coding sequence ATGAGCGAGTTCCCAGACTATCTCGACGTCGACTACACCGACGGCGAGGGCCAGACGCCCGACGACTACCCGACGCTCGAGGACAAGATCGAGAAAGCGATCGACGTCACCCGACAGGGTCTCGAACAGTACCGCAACCCCGCGGTGATGTGGACCGGCGGGAAAGACTCCACGCTCACGCTGTACTTCATCAAGGAAGTCGCCGAGAAGTACGGCTACGACACGCCGACCGCGGTGTTCATCGACCACTACCAGCACTTCGACGCCATCCACGACTTCGTCGACCACTGGGCCGACGAGTGGGACCTCGACGTGGTCTACGCCCGCAACGAGGACGTGGGCGCGTACGTCGAGGAACACGGACTGGAACCGGGCGACGACATCCCCGTCGCCGAACTCTCGGAACACAACCAGCACCACGTTCGCGAGATCCTGGAGTACGAGGAAGACACCTTCCCGTTCCTGCTCGACACCTACGTCGGCAACCACCTGCTGAAGACCGTCGCGCTCAACGACGCCCTCGAGAGCCGCGACATCGACGGCGTCATTTCGGGCGTCCGGTGGGACGAACAGGAGGCCCGTGCCGACGAGACGTTCTTCAGCCCACGACACGAACCCGACATCTACCCGCCCCACGACCGCATCCAGCCGATCCTCCAGTTCGCCGAGCGCGACGTGTGGGACGTCTTCTGGAACTACGTCGTCCCGGACACCGTGGAGGGATTCCCGGAGGACGGCTACGTCCCCCAGAGCGCCGACGACCTGCCGAACGGTCTGACGCAGGACGACATCCCGGTCAGCCCGAAGTACTTCGCCGGCTTCCGGTCGCTGGGCAGTGAAGTCAGCACCGAAAAATCCGACGAGAAACCCGCTTGGCTCCAGGACGTCGAGAACACGACCGAACGCGCCGGCCGCGCCCAAGACAAGGAGGATCTGATGGAGCGCCTCCGCGACTTGGGCTACATGTAA
- a CDS encoding DUF3592 domain-containing protein yields MEINGPSSPLGIALVILVGLGAVGYGAYSHTAQTSALDSPERVDATVVSASIETWSTNGVSYAPDVTYNYTYEGETYTSSNVYPGTLPKQFDRRGAAEEVLAAYESDETVRAYVPPDSPEGAYLERETNNKPFLVIGLGALFLLAGVRSALGG; encoded by the coding sequence ATGGAGATCAACGGTCCCTCCAGCCCTCTCGGAATCGCCTTGGTGATCCTCGTCGGACTCGGAGCCGTGGGGTACGGTGCGTACAGTCACACCGCACAGACCTCGGCGCTCGACTCGCCGGAGCGGGTCGACGCCACGGTGGTGTCGGCCTCCATCGAGACGTGGTCGACAAACGGCGTCTCGTACGCCCCGGACGTGACGTACAACTACACCTACGAGGGCGAGACGTACACGTCCTCGAACGTCTACCCCGGAACGCTCCCGAAGCAGTTCGACCGGCGGGGCGCGGCCGAGGAGGTACTCGCGGCCTACGAGTCGGACGAGACGGTGCGGGCGTACGTCCCACCCGACTCGCCGGAGGGGGCCTACCTCGAACGGGAGACCAACAACAAGCCGTTTCTCGTGATCGGACTCGGGGCGCTGTTCCTACTCGCCGGGGTTCGATCGGCGCTTGGCGGGTGA
- a CDS encoding metal-dependent hydrolase: MPDLLTHILIAYVLGTLVNNKTDLLNGRHVPVLMIGGALPDLSKLYLIVESDVIEQAFSVPFSWGGAHTFGVTLLLSLAGTQLFHRKERYPVFVSLSIGFVLHFILDSFVIRADGQVPPYLFPVSWWQYPSGNLYLSSTFWPSLLSILLATIVFVSTHTAES; the protein is encoded by the coding sequence ATGCCTGACCTCTTGACTCACATCCTTATTGCTTACGTGCTTGGAACACTCGTAAATAACAAGACGGATTTGCTAAACGGAAGGCACGTACCGGTTCTGATGATTGGCGGAGCGTTGCCCGACTTATCGAAATTGTATCTTATTGTTGAATCGGATGTGATAGAACAAGCGTTCAGTGTGCCATTTTCTTGGGGCGGTGCACATACATTTGGAGTAACTCTCCTCCTATCGTTGGCGGGAACTCAACTGTTTCACCGAAAGGAACGGTATCCGGTCTTTGTATCCCTTTCAATTGGCTTCGTATTACACTTTATTTTAGACTCGTTCGTTATCCGTGCCGACGGACAAGTTCCCCCGTATTTATTCCCAGTGAGTTGGTGGCAGTACCCTTCCGGTAATCTGTATCTGAGTTCAACATTCTGGCCGTCTCTTCTCTCCATTTTGCTCGCCACGATAGTTTTCGTTTCGACCCACACTGCCGAGTCTTGA